In Citrus sinensis cultivar Valencia sweet orange chromosome 2, DVS_A1.0, whole genome shotgun sequence, a single genomic region encodes these proteins:
- the LOC102611333 gene encoding inositol transporter 4, giving the protein MVEGGVSKASKTEFTECWNIVWTTPYIMKLALSAGIGGLLFGYDTGVISGALLYIKEDFRDVEKKTWLQELIVSMAVAGAIFGAGFGGWINDRFGRKISLLGADVLFFIGAIIMAIAPQPWVIILGRIFVGLGVGMASMTAPLYISEASPAKIRGALVSANGFLITGGQFLAYLINLAFTKAPGTWRWMLGVAGLPAVVQFGLMMMLPESPRWLYRQNKVDEARAILEKIYPADQVEEEVNLLKQSVENEKAEEGLIGKDMISRLKGAFGNKIVRRGLYAGVTVQVAQQFVGINTVMYYSPTIVQFAGFASKSTALALSLVTSGLNALGSIVSMAFVDKYGRRRLMIVSMFGLSSCLVALAVVFFQAAIHAPTVSQIESSHFGGNNTCPAYITDGNAKSWNCMDCLKAKCGFCAHKGNEYLPGACLIDEKSTDTLCSDEHRTYFISGCPSSFGWLAVVFLGAYIITYSPGMGTAPWIVNSEIYPLRYRGVGGGIAAVSNWTSNLIVSLTFLTLTEALGSAGTFLLFAGFSLLGLVAIYLLVPETKGLAFEEVEKMLETGFKPSAFMKKSNKSEMHA; this is encoded by the exons ATGGTGGAAGGAGGAGTTTCGAAAGCGAGTAAGACTGAATTTACGGAATGCTGGAATATAGTATGGACAACTCCTTACATTATGAAGCTTGCATTATCAGCCGGCATTGGAGGCCTCTTGTTTGGTTATGACACAG GAGTTATATCTGGTGCCCTCCTTTACATTAAGGAGGACTTTCGTGATGTTGAAAAGAAAACATGGCTACAGGAGCTGATAGTGAGTATGGCGGTTGCGGGTGCCATCTTTGGGGCCGGTTTTGGGGGATGGATTAATGATAGGTTTGGGAGGAAGATTTCACTTCTAGGGGCAGACGTTTTGTTCTTCATTGGTGCAATAATCATGGCAATTGCACCTCAGCCCTGGGTGATCATCCTTGGAAGAATTTTCGTTGGTCTTGGGGTTGGAATGGCTTCAATGACTGCTCCTCTTTACATTTCAGAAGCATCCCCTGCCAAAATTAGAGGTGCTCTCGTTAGCGCCAACGGTTTTCTCATTACTGGAGGCCAATTCCTTGCATACTTAATCAACTTGGCCTTCACCAAG GCACCTGGAACCTGGCGTTGGATGCTTGGGGTAGCAGGCCTCCCGGCTGTTGTTCAATTTGGCCTCATGATGATGCTTCCTGAGTCTCCAAGATGGCTTTACCGACAG AACAAAGTCGACGAGGCCAGGGCCATCCTGGAGAAAATTTACCCCGCTGATCAAGTTGAAGAGGAGGTAAATCTCTTGAAACAATctgttgaaaatgaaaaagctgAGGAAGGTCTTATTGGGAAAGACATGATTTCTAGACTAAAGGGAGCTTTTGGCAACAAAATTGTAAGGAGAGGACTCTATGCTGGTGTCACAGTTCAAGTGGCTCAGCAGTTTGTGGGTATCAACACCGTCATGTATTACAGTCCAACCATAGTGCAATTTGCCGGATTTGCCTCAAAGAGTACGGCTCTTGCTCTTTCTCTGGTGACTTCTGGTCTTAATGCTCTTGGCTCAATTGTTAGCATGgcttttgttgataaatacgGAAGAAGAAGGTTGATGATTGTTTCAATGTTTGGACTCAGCAGCTGCCTTGTTGCGTTAGCTGTTGTGTTCTTCCAAGCAGCTATTCATGCCCCAACCGTCAGTCAGATCGAATCTTCTCACTTTGGAGGGAACAATACATGTCCAGCTTACATAACTGATGGAAATGCAAAAAGCTGGAACTGTATGGATTGCTTGAAAGCAAAGTGTGGCTTCTGTGCTCATAAAGGAAATGAA TATCTTCCTGGAGCATGCTTGATTGATGAGAAGTCTACAGATACCTTATGTAGTGATGAACACCGGACATATTTCATAAGTGGTTGCCCTAGTAGTTTTGGATGGCTTGCGGTGGTCTTCCTCGGAGCATACATCATAACTTACTCACCAGGCATGGGAACTGCCCCGTGGATTGTCAACTCTGAGATCTATCCACTGAGGTACAGAGGTGTTGGTGGAGGAATTGCCGCTGTTTCAAACTGGACATCAAATCTGATAGTGAGTTTGACATTCTTGACACTCACCGAAGCTCTTGGTTCGGCTGGGACTTTCCTTTTGTTTGCGGGGTTCTCACTGCTCGGACTTGTCGCCATTTACTTGCTGGTACCGGAAACCAAAGGATTGGCATTTGAGGAGGTCGAGAAGATGTTGGAAACAGGCTTCAAACCCAGTGCATTTATGAAGAAGTCCAACAAGTCTGAGATGCATGCTTGA